The Spiroplasma clarkii genome has a window encoding:
- a CDS encoding DDE-type integrase/transposase/recombinase: MKRNYRGKRQMKTNKHIQDIIREAALSRDKAAKRELLIKSGGSRSWFYDAIKKYKEIGEAFFIHKNRNNKHAQKRTHMQALEISRIFRDEYLNCNFRDFMRYLKADKRYDYQWVSYSYIYNILRSKNHCSKLAHKKTIKLLAKEEELKNRPQSLLVPSSATERAKENIHIARPRTQRRGHVVEADATFWRFSDEEIWALHGYIDEASGEVLGLYFDHQETTEGYFNALKPVLKNYGTFEVLRTDKRRTFWSEKKESSPEDSRIQFAFVAKNLGIDIQSSISPQFKPRIERLWKTIKGTITTFMEQNKVTNINEANLVLPKFVEYLNNHVVTLQKDFTTNSFKKFEGDLNIILGHKSIRVVARDLTVTYEKKKYFICNFTTPLNIPRREIMIIQCCDGNLIASLGDNYYSMIEFDNEMLYKSKVVLENEGVKPEDMPQKIKNNSVWAQSNFIFFKKKYSSWYKKHSY, translated from the coding sequence ATGAAAAGAAATTATAGAGGTAAAAGACAAATGAAAACCAACAAACATATACAAGATATTATTAGGGAGGCTGCTTTATCCAGGGATAAAGCAGCCAAAAGAGAACTTTTGATAAAAAGTGGTGGCAGTAGATCATGGTTTTATGATGCCATTAAAAAATACAAAGAAATTGGTGAGGCCTTCTTTATCCACAAAAATAGAAACAATAAGCATGCTCAAAAGCGAACCCATATGCAAGCACTAGAGATTAGCAGGATTTTTAGGGATGAGTACTTAAACTGTAATTTTAGGGATTTTATGCGCTATTTAAAAGCAGATAAAAGATATGACTATCAGTGGGTGAGTTATTCATATATTTACAATATTTTAAGATCTAAAAATCATTGTTCAAAACTGGCACATAAAAAAACTATCAAATTGTTAGCAAAAGAAGAAGAGTTGAAAAATAGACCTCAAAGTCTACTGGTTCCCTCCTCAGCTACAGAAAGAGCAAAAGAAAATATCCATATTGCAAGGCCAAGAACCCAAAGGCGTGGTCATGTTGTTGAAGCTGATGCTACATTTTGAAGATTCAGTGATGAGGAGATTTGGGCATTGCATGGTTATATTGATGAGGCAAGTGGAGAGGTTTTAGGATTATATTTTGATCATCAAGAAACTACTGAAGGTTATTTCAATGCTTTGAAACCGGTCTTAAAAAATTATGGGACTTTTGAAGTGCTAAGAACTGACAAACGCAGAACTTTTTGGAGTGAAAAAAAAGAATCTTCGCCCGAAGATTCTCGAATTCAGTTTGCATTTGTAGCTAAAAACTTAGGTATTGACATCCAATCATCAATTTCACCACAATTCAAACCAAGGATTGAAAGGCTCTGAAAAACCATTAAAGGTACAATCACTACCTTTATGGAACAAAATAAAGTCACAAATATTAATGAGGCCAATCTAGTCTTACCAAAATTTGTTGAGTATTTAAATAATCATGTTGTAACCCTTCAAAAAGATTTTACTACAAATTCATTCAAAAAATTTGAGGGAGATCTAAATATTATTTTGGGACACAAATCAATTAGAGTGGTTGCAAGAGATCTAACCGTTACCTATGAAAAGAAAAAGTACTTTATATGCAATTTTACAACACCATTAAATATACCTAGACGAGAGATTATGATAATTCAATGTTGTGATGGTAACCTTATCGCATCACTTGGTGATAACTATTATAGTATGATTGAATTTGATAATGAAATGCTCTACAAATCAAAAGTTGTTCTTGAAAATGAAGGAGTGAAACCTGAAGATATGCCACAAAAAATTAAAAACAACTCTGTCTGAGCTCAATCAAACTTTATCTTTTTTAAGAAAAAATACTCAAGTTGATATAAAAAGCACTCCTATTAA
- a CDS encoding S8 family serine peptidase — protein MKSFEVLPQGTILVSTLVREIENVIKNNCDTIKIWNLSIGCERIGKCISFFGKFIDQLQYIYDVLFIIAAGNYGDNKLIMPADSLAAIAVGTAYKDTNNKIKTWSKSGTGKVFGTYEKPDCYEIGNAIGASDWNQDPQITLSGPSQPKVENGTSFSAPLVARKDAYLLGKYNLNVQSTRALIKHLSSLNPNKICDLGILDDFKNDWLILIEGSTEKGLLKEVRVKLPVDFFSKTEFVVAYSLSYNVPVLNDIGDEYTPFDLFFKLAKVNGDNKRPNIIKSNNNKNDGVDASESTLRKHFGKFNPNIVLINNSFCNKTPIKISATDNEFGFVIKRTDLVGFETESIGYGLIVHLREVVENSLSSFIDLNAENIIEIIDLEQTIDDLEIKQ, from the coding sequence ATTAAATCATTTGAAGTTTTACCGCAGGGAACAATATTGGTGAGTACATTAGTTCGGGAAATTGAAAATGTAATTAAAAATAATTGTGATACAATTAAAATTTGAAATTTATCAATTGGTTGTGAGAGAATAGGGAAATGTATTTCTTTTTTTGGGAAATTCATTGACCAACTCCAATATATTTATGATGTGTTATTTATAATTGCTGCTGGTAACTATGGAGACAATAAACTCATTATGCCTGCAGACTCATTAGCTGCTATTGCAGTGGGCACAGCTTATAAAGATACTAATAACAAAATAAAAACCTGGAGCAAATCTGGAACTGGTAAAGTTTTTGGGACATATGAAAAGCCAGACTGTTATGAAATCGGGAATGCAATTGGTGCTTCAGATTGAAACCAAGACCCACAAATTACTTTAAGTGGGCCATCTCAACCCAAAGTTGAAAATGGAACTTCATTTTCTGCACCCTTAGTTGCTCGAAAGGATGCATATTTGTTGGGAAAATATAATTTGAATGTTCAGTCAACCAGAGCATTAATTAAACATTTATCTTCATTAAATCCAAATAAAATATGTGACTTAGGTATTTTAGATGATTTCAAAAATGATTGACTTATTCTTATTGAAGGGAGCACCGAAAAAGGTCTACTTAAAGAGGTTAGAGTCAAATTACCTGTAGATTTTTTTTCAAAAACAGAATTTGTTGTAGCATACTCACTATCATATAATGTTCCAGTTTTGAATGACATCGGTGATGAGTACACACCTTTTGATCTTTTTTTTAAACTTGCTAAAGTTAATGGAGATAACAAAAGACCAAACATAATAAAAAGTAATAATAATAAAAATGATGGAGTTGATGCTAGTGAGAGCACTTTAAGAAAGCACTTTGGTAAATTCAACCCAAATATTGTGTTGATTAATAACAGTTTTTGTAACAAAACACCAATTAAAATTTCAGCAACAGACAACGAGTTTGGATTTGTAATTAAAAGAACCGATCTAGTTGGGTTTGAAACTGAATCAATTGGATATGGATTGATAGTTCATTTGAGAGAAGTTGTTGAAAATTCACTAAGTTCATTTATTGATTTAAATGCAGAAAATATTATTGAAATAATTGACTTGGAACAAACCATAGATGACTTAGAAATCAAACAGTAA
- the rpsT gene encoding 30S ribosomal protein S20, with translation MANIKSQKKRILTNEKSRIANKAFRSQVKTAIKKASIAKANDASDKDTLINSAVSLIDKSVVKGVWKANKAAREKSRLMR, from the coding sequence ATGGCAAATATTAAATCACAGAAAAAACGTATTTTAACTAATGAAAAATCTAGAATTGCAAACAAAGCATTTAGAAGTCAAGTTAAAACTGCTATAAAAAAAGCATCAATTGCTAAAGCAAATGATGCAAGTGATAAAGATACATTAATTAATTCAGCTGTTAGCTTAATTGATAAATCAGTAGTTAAAGGTGTTTGAAAAGCAAACAAAGCTGCTAGAGAAAAATCAAGATTAATGAGATAA
- a CDS encoding ComEC/Rec2 family competence protein, with product MKLTGESTKLVNNGVFWEFNFTDYLKNLNVIGEIKNPHFEICQFKFLRYLFYQVAMHQHELVKILIFQRKAQQELYKSMIHLNISWLLNLSGLLLYPIDYFIEKKLFKFNKTYKKYKIIPILVLLFYCYLLKFPVVMLKVIVVLLIKWYCYVKKFSMSRAIRMTLTWTTLLIFNPLYLFNLGLIYSFLAYFLLTKLSTAHWYKNLFLNFVLIFLLFAPLTLYAQYKLYFFDWLYELILLPFVHLSFLLSLVFFIPKIDVCYDLLVNILSTIVRAFEYGNISIVIGKISVIWFVLYYCGLISYIKLEFKTKRLQMLLLVLLVMLAIPVISTSRMKLMQNSVHMLNVGNGNSFIINYQSNVYMYDVGEGTGHSPTIVKTYFDYLGVTKVNTIFISHHHVDHYNLLESVIASRPVKKVIQNDNTITETAFGDLKVHIFNEYKNSDENDNSMVIIFETPSSKMLFLGDATSKREHRLVQDFRFANLVKRGIDFLQVGHHGSKTSSSEEFIKTIKPKVCFVSGEKKGKKAFPNFETIATLTKHHCQIYTTQGLYSYKFKIDSHQVNLIEPTFW from the coding sequence GTGAAGTTGACGGGGGAGTCAACTAAGCTAGTAAACAATGGGGTTTTTTGAGAATTTAATTTTACAGACTATCTGAAAAATCTTAATGTAATTGGTGAAATTAAAAACCCTCATTTTGAAATTTGTCAGTTCAAATTTTTAAGATATTTGTTCTATCAAGTAGCAATGCACCAGCATGAACTTGTGAAAATACTGATTTTTCAAAGAAAAGCTCAACAAGAGTTGTATAAAAGTATGATCCATTTAAACATAAGTTGATTATTAAACTTAAGTGGTTTACTACTTTATCCAATTGATTACTTTATTGAAAAAAAATTATTTAAATTTAACAAGACCTACAAAAAATATAAAATCATACCAATTTTAGTCTTATTATTTTACTGCTATTTATTAAAGTTCCCTGTAGTTATGTTGAAAGTAATAGTGGTTTTACTAATAAAATGGTATTGTTATGTTAAAAAGTTTAGTATGTCCAGAGCAATTCGAATGACACTAACATGAACTACATTATTAATCTTTAATCCACTTTATCTATTCAATTTGGGGCTAATTTATTCATTTTTAGCATATTTTTTACTAACTAAATTATCAACAGCTCACTGGTACAAAAATTTATTCTTAAATTTTGTCCTTATCTTTTTGTTATTTGCACCATTAACTCTTTATGCACAGTACAAACTCTATTTTTTTGACTGACTTTATGAGTTAATCCTTTTACCATTTGTGCATTTATCATTTTTACTAAGTTTAGTATTTTTCATTCCCAAAATAGATGTTTGCTATGATCTTTTGGTGAATATTTTAAGTACCATAGTTAGGGCATTTGAATATGGAAATATTTCTATTGTGATTGGAAAAATTTCAGTAATTTGATTTGTCCTTTATTATTGTGGTTTAATTTCTTATATTAAACTTGAATTTAAAACCAAACGATTGCAAATGCTTTTGTTGGTTTTATTAGTAATGCTGGCTATTCCAGTTATCAGTACAAGTAGAATGAAATTAATGCAAAATAGTGTTCATATGTTAAATGTTGGTAATGGGAATAGTTTTATTATTAACTATCAAAGCAATGTTTATATGTATGATGTTGGTGAGGGCACAGGTCACTCACCAACAATTGTCAAGACTTATTTTGATTATTTAGGTGTAACCAAGGTTAACACAATTTTTATTTCTCACCACCATGTGGATCATTATAATTTATTAGAGAGTGTAATTGCTTCAAGACCAGTTAAAAAAGTTATTCAAAATGATAACACCATAACTGAAACGGCTTTTGGAGATCTAAAAGTGCACATTTTTAATGAGTACAAAAATTCAGATGAAAATGATAACTCTATGGTGATCATTTTTGAAACTCCATCATCAAAAATGTTATTTCTTGGTGATGCCACTAGTAAACGAGAGCACCGTTTAGTTCAAGATTTTCGTTTTGCAAATTTAGTAAAAAGGGGAATTGATTTTTTACAAGTTGGTCATCATGGTAGCAAAACTAGTAGTAGTGAAGAGTTTATCAAAACCATCAAGCCCAAGGTTTGTTTTGTTTCAGGCGAAAAAAAAGGGAAAAAAGCTTTCCCAAATTTTGAAACTATTGCTACTTTGACTAAACATCACTGTCAAATCTATACCACTCAAGGTCTTTATAGTTATAAATTTAAAATAGATTCCCATCAAGTTAACTTAATTGAACCAACATTCTGATAG
- a CDS encoding lipoprotein, with the protein MKKLLGLLAATGLVASTGSAVIACGENTDSAITTEAIKTAVKGFLENGKSDYTTTELKALLDKEESAIPGVANWTITAKSGTASTAVFEFAVVEGYVLDDNAEKTTGTFEITYLLAVTPVQKTPITTEEIETEVIAKIGATKYANIAALQTALDGFVSDIDGITSLTAAEVEDSLDAIVTFELEETYELDGEVYTFTLEDIIEE; encoded by the coding sequence ATGAAAAAATTATTAGGGTTACTTGCAGCAACAGGGTTAGTTGCTAGCACAGGATCTGCAGTAATTGCTTGTGGAGAAAACACAGATTCAGCAATTACAACTGAGGCAATTAAAACAGCTGTTAAAGGTTTTTTAGAAAATGGAAAAAGTGATTATACAACTACAGAATTAAAAGCATTATTAGATAAGGAAGAAAGTGCAATTCCTGGAGTTGCTAATTGAACTATAACTGCAAAATCAGGAACAGCATCGACAGCAGTATTTGAATTCGCTGTTGTAGAGGGGTATGTTTTAGATGATAATGCTGAAAAAACTACTGGAACATTTGAAATCACATATCTTTTAGCTGTTACACCAGTGCAAAAAACACCAATCACTACTGAGGAAATTGAAACAGAAGTTATTGCTAAAATTGGTGCTACAAAATATGCTAACATTGCTGCTTTACAAACAGCATTAGATGGTTTTGTAAGTGATATTGATGGGATCACTAGTTTGACTGCTGCTGAAGTTGAAGATAGCTTAGATGCAATAGTTACATTTGAACTTGAAGAAACTTATGAATTAGATGGAGAAGTTTATACTTTTACTCTTGAAGATATCATTGAAGAATAA
- a CDS encoding cation-translocating P-type ATPase — MDKYLSQKNENLEKELETNFEEGLTSEQVEDRLQKYGRNELPQGKVTPWYLIFLKTLTQPIQIILIIAAIISVIAPLISNHWEVHFEVFIDFMVIISIVLIDGILETVQEVKARKSMDALKEISKPKAVVIRNDGQQEIDAGELVVGDIVVLEAGKYIPAELKIIEASDLMIDESILTGESVPVEKIDTPLAKTTQILAEMKNIAFMSTVVTAGRAIGVVIKTGKDTEIGKIATSINENDESHTPLEKKFNRFTMIIALISFLIGIAIFLTLFVSGDQKAWANHLMVAITLAIGVIPECLAAIISITLSFSTKRMATENVIVKKLQAVETLGSVNVICTDKTGTLTQNKMTVQKIIINNQIIDGKKYSLEKKDEHADYFLKSLVLCNDSVTEGLERIGDPTELALVDFAESMGYDEQDARDEWKRIDEIPFDSERKMMTTVNNINGVNTTFTKGALDQLLKHCTKIMVNNTVRTITQADKDSLLEIANKLSDDALRVLAFAYNTSYDVEPDQDDLEHDLTFIAGVAMIDPVRESAVNAVKQAHDAGVKVVMITGDHAVTALAIAKELDIAHSMNEVMSSERLNSLSDDELYQIIEQINVFARVNPEHKVRIVDAFQRRGNITSMTGDGVNDAPSLTKADIGVAMGITGTDVAKQAADIILTDDNFETIIKGVNEGRNVYQKIKRAVTFVIGVNMANVISIFVLSALNSVSPVEATNILWMNLIVESLIAISMGMGANDNSLMKVKPIKGKNPLFRGIWWSMIKITMFTSIASIAAWYFGMGFVNTQVIESALSQAGYNEAQVSEILIRNNHGWYQIFKDHNVLISAKVIIGNFGRTAMFIAITCGPCGYANLIKLSQWQTSKKINIIVNKPLWICSMGALGLNIIVIFVPGLNTSILNLIPLTEYQTAWYLIPVSLAIAAAPTFIILALDGIVFVTYHYFPDPKRRNQMLVAEMIKSDKLLAEKKRKKAKAKKQKEEAEANK; from the coding sequence ATGGACAAATATTTGTCGCAAAAAAATGAAAATTTAGAAAAAGAACTAGAGACCAATTTTGAAGAGGGTTTGACTAGTGAACAAGTAGAAGATCGACTGCAAAAGTATGGAAGAAATGAACTGCCTCAAGGAAAAGTAACGCCTTGATATTTAATATTTTTAAAGACATTAACTCAACCAATCCAGATAATTTTAATCATTGCTGCAATTATTAGTGTAATTGCACCATTAATTTCAAATCACTGAGAAGTTCACTTTGAAGTATTTATTGACTTTATGGTTATTATTTCTATTGTTTTGATCGATGGTATTTTAGAAACCGTTCAAGAGGTTAAGGCCCGTAAGTCAATGGATGCCTTAAAAGAAATTTCAAAACCTAAGGCAGTTGTCATTAGAAATGATGGTCAACAAGAAATTGATGCAGGTGAACTTGTAGTTGGTGACATTGTAGTTTTAGAAGCAGGAAAATACATTCCAGCAGAACTAAAAATCATTGAAGCCAGTGATTTAATGATTGATGAATCAATTTTAACAGGTGAATCAGTACCAGTTGAAAAAATTGACACCCCATTAGCTAAAACTACTCAAATTTTAGCTGAAATGAAAAACATTGCTTTTATGTCCACTGTTGTAACTGCAGGTAGAGCAATCGGGGTGGTTATTAAAACTGGAAAAGATACAGAAATTGGAAAAATAGCTACTTCAATTAATGAAAATGATGAAAGTCACACTCCATTAGAGAAAAAATTTAATCGTTTTACAATGATTATTGCTTTAATAAGTTTCTTGATTGGGATTGCTATCTTCTTGACTTTGTTTGTTTCTGGAGATCAAAAGGCATGAGCAAACCATTTAATGGTTGCCATTACCTTGGCAATTGGAGTTATTCCTGAGTGTTTAGCGGCCATTATTTCAATTACTTTAAGTTTTTCAACAAAAAGAATGGCAACTGAAAATGTTATTGTAAAAAAACTACAAGCAGTTGAAACTTTAGGTAGTGTTAATGTTATTTGTACTGACAAAACAGGAACCTTGACTCAAAATAAAATGACTGTGCAAAAAATCATTATTAACAACCAAATTATTGATGGTAAAAAGTATAGTCTTGAGAAAAAAGATGAGCATGCTGATTATTTCTTAAAATCATTGGTTTTATGTAATGACTCAGTAACTGAAGGTTTAGAGAGAATTGGTGACCCAACTGAATTAGCTTTGGTGGATTTTGCTGAATCTATGGGCTATGATGAACAAGATGCTCGTGATGAGTGAAAAAGAATTGATGAAATTCCTTTTGATAGTGAAAGAAAAATGATGACTACTGTTAACAACATTAATGGTGTCAACACCACATTTACAAAGGGAGCACTAGATCAACTTTTAAAACACTGTACTAAGATTATGGTTAATAACACTGTTCGAACTATTACCCAAGCAGATAAAGATAGTTTATTAGAAATTGCCAATAAACTAAGTGATGATGCTTTGAGAGTGCTGGCTTTTGCATATAATACAAGCTATGATGTTGAACCCGATCAAGACGACTTAGAACATGATTTAACTTTCATAGCAGGGGTTGCTATGATTGACCCAGTTCGTGAAAGTGCAGTAAATGCTGTAAAACAAGCCCATGATGCTGGGGTTAAAGTTGTTATGATTACAGGTGACCATGCTGTAACTGCTTTGGCAATTGCCAAAGAGTTAGATATTGCTCACAGTATGAATGAGGTTATGAGTTCAGAACGTTTAAACTCATTAAGTGATGATGAATTATACCAAATTATTGAGCAAATTAATGTTTTTGCTAGAGTTAACCCTGAACATAAAGTTCGAATTGTTGATGCCTTTCAAAGAAGAGGTAACATTACCAGTATGACTGGGGATGGAGTTAATGATGCCCCATCTCTAACAAAAGCAGACATTGGAGTTGCTATGGGGATTACTGGAACAGATGTAGCAAAACAAGCTGCAGACATTATTTTAACTGATGATAACTTTGAAACTATTATTAAAGGAGTTAATGAGGGGCGAAATGTTTATCAAAAGATTAAGCGAGCAGTAACCTTTGTTATTGGGGTCAATATGGCCAATGTTATTTCAATCTTTGTCTTATCAGCCTTAAATAGTGTTTCACCAGTGGAAGCCACAAATATTTTGTGAATGAACCTAATTGTTGAGTCTTTAATAGCCATTTCAATGGGTATGGGAGCCAATGATAACAGCTTAATGAAAGTTAAACCAATTAAAGGTAAAAATCCTTTATTTAGGGGTATTTGGTGATCAATGATTAAGATCACTATGTTTACTTCAATTGCCTCAATTGCTGCATGATACTTTGGAATGGGTTTTGTAAATACACAAGTTATTGAAAGTGCTTTAAGTCAAGCAGGGTACAATGAGGCTCAGGTTAGTGAAATTTTAATTAGAAATAACCATGGTTGGTACCAAATTTTTAAAGATCACAATGTTTTAATAAGTGCAAAAGTTATTATTGGTAACTTTGGTAGAACTGCAATGTTTATTGCAATTACTTGCGGACCTTGTGGTTATGCTAATTTAATTAAATTATCTCAATGACAAACAAGTAAAAAAATTAACATTATTGTCAATAAACCATTATGAATTTGTTCAATGGGAGCACTAGGACTTAACATTATTGTTATTTTTGTTCCTGGGTTAAATACAAGTATTCTTAACTTAATTCCTCTAACTGAGTATCAAACTGCTTGATACTTAATCCCAGTGTCGCTAGCTATTGCAGCAGCACCAACTTTTATTATTTTAGCTCTTGATGGTATTGTTTTTGTGACTTATCATTACTTTCCAGATCCAAAAAGAAGAAACCAAATGTTAGTGGCAGAAATGATAAAATCTGACAAATTATTAGCTGAGAAAAAACGTAAAAAAGCAAAAGCTAAAAAACAAAAAGAAGAAGCAGAAGCAAATAAATAA
- a CDS encoding valine--tRNA ligase — protein sequence MKKELDKKYNPTAVEQGKYEFWNKHKYFEAELNQSKKPYSILIPPPNVTGKLHLGHAWDTALQDTLIRYKKMSGFDTLYVPGMDHAGIATQVKVEQRLKEQGISRFELGRTKFIDKVWEWKEEYAQTIRAQWAKLGLSLDYSKEKFTYSPQLNDLVNYVFTEMYNKGLIYKAKRIVNWDPVQKTAISNIEVIYQETTGGMYHFKYVLADDPTKFLQVATTRPETMFGDVCVVVNPKDKRYQKFIGKKVINPVNQQAIPVLGDSYVEMDFGTGAMKCTPVHDVNDFILGEKYQLEQVICLNEDGSLNELCGEFQGLDRFAARKEIIAKLKAAGTYVKTEEIVHQVGYSERSNAIVEPYLSLQWFVKMDELASNVLKLQASDQAIQFFPKRFDDTLKRWMENANDWTISRQLWWGHQIPAWYHNTSQEIYVGVKPPSDEANWTRDPDVLDTWFSSAIWPFAVFDWGTDENNPLFKHYFPSNVLVTGYDIIFFWVARMIFQTQEFIGSKPFDDVLIHGLIRDAEGRKMSKSLGNGVDPMAVIKEYGADTLRHFLLTNSAPGQDLRYSEEKLRASWNFINKIWNAARYVMLNIEFVGDLKTITSSLQKSASFENVADKWILNKLSQTKKAYHEAMDKYEFTIAGKNLYKFIWDDYCSWYLELTKAELNSSTPTSKTTQAVLGFVLKEILLMLNPIMPFVTEEIYQQLELRTSIMEEQFSEIDFDFLTPGFEELVLEGISKIREFRTNQKIKNSHPLSFSCNGKESSFKKQLVELLPTLNKYFQALVNSQVTLTLLTGEVTTIQVGDCFFEILNLDFIDKEKQVAELLATKAELSAEIARSQKMLSNQNFIAKADPKKVELEVEKAKQNQLQYDLITAKLAKYQKNK from the coding sequence ATGAAAAAAGAATTAGATAAAAAATATAACCCCACAGCTGTAGAACAAGGTAAATATGAATTTTGAAATAAACACAAGTATTTTGAAGCTGAATTGAATCAGTCTAAAAAACCATACTCAATTTTGATTCCACCACCAAATGTAACTGGAAAATTACACTTGGGACATGCTTGGGATACAGCCCTACAAGATACCTTAATTCGTTACAAAAAAATGAGTGGTTTTGACACTTTATATGTTCCAGGAATGGATCATGCAGGAATTGCAACTCAGGTTAAAGTTGAACAACGTTTGAAAGAGCAAGGAATTTCTCGCTTTGAACTAGGTAGAACTAAGTTTATTGATAAAGTTTGAGAATGAAAAGAAGAATATGCTCAAACTATTAGAGCTCAGTGAGCCAAATTAGGTTTAAGTTTAGATTATTCAAAGGAAAAATTTACATATTCTCCCCAGCTGAATGATTTAGTTAATTATGTATTTACTGAAATGTATAATAAAGGTTTAATTTACAAAGCCAAACGAATTGTTAACTGAGATCCAGTCCAAAAAACTGCTATTTCTAATATTGAGGTAATTTATCAAGAAACAACAGGGGGTATGTATCATTTTAAATATGTTCTAGCAGATGATCCAACTAAATTTTTACAAGTGGCAACCACAAGACCTGAAACTATGTTTGGTGATGTTTGTGTTGTGGTAAATCCCAAGGACAAACGTTATCAAAAATTTATTGGAAAAAAAGTAATTAACCCAGTAAATCAACAAGCAATTCCAGTTCTTGGAGATAGTTATGTCGAAATGGATTTTGGAACAGGAGCTATGAAGTGTACTCCAGTACATGATGTCAATGACTTTATTTTGGGTGAAAAATACCAACTTGAACAAGTCATTTGTTTAAATGAAGATGGTTCTTTAAATGAACTTTGTGGTGAGTTCCAAGGTCTTGATCGTTTTGCGGCCAGAAAAGAAATTATTGCCAAATTAAAGGCGGCTGGAACTTATGTTAAAACTGAAGAAATTGTTCACCAAGTTGGTTATTCAGAAAGAAGTAATGCAATTGTAGAACCATACTTATCACTACAATGATTTGTTAAAATGGATGAATTAGCAAGTAATGTGTTAAAATTACAAGCATCAGACCAAGCAATTCAATTCTTTCCAAAAAGATTTGATGATACTTTAAAGAGATGAATGGAAAATGCAAATGATTGAACTATTTCAAGGCAATTATGATGAGGTCACCAAATTCCTGCTTGATACCATAATACTAGCCAAGAGATTTATGTTGGGGTAAAACCACCAAGTGATGAAGCCAACTGAACCAGAGATCCAGATGTTTTAGATACTTGATTTTCATCAGCCATATGACCATTTGCTGTTTTTGATTGAGGGACTGATGAAAATAATCCTTTATTTAAGCATTATTTCCCAAGTAATGTTTTAGTTACAGGTTATGACATTATTTTCTTTTGAGTGGCTCGAATGATCTTTCAAACCCAAGAGTTTATTGGTTCGAAACCATTTGATGACGTTTTAATTCATGGTTTAATTCGCGATGCAGAAGGTAGAAAAATGTCAAAATCATTAGGTAATGGTGTTGATCCAATGGCTGTTATCAAGGAATATGGGGCAGATACTTTGAGGCATTTTCTTTTAACAAATTCAGCACCAGGTCAAGATTTACGTTATAGTGAAGAAAAACTGCGAGCAAGTTGAAATTTTATTAATAAAATTTGAAATGCAGCTCGTTATGTAATGTTAAATATTGAGTTTGTTGGGGATTTAAAAACAATTACCAGTAGTTTACAAAAGTCAGCATCATTTGAAAACGTTGCTGATAAATGAATTTTAAATAAATTGAGCCAAACAAAAAAAGCATATCATGAAGCTATGGACAAATATGAATTCACAATTGCTGGTAAAAATCTGTATAAATTTATTTGAGATGATTATTGTTCATGATACTTGGAATTAACAAAAGCTGAGTTAAACAGCTCAACACCAACTAGCAAAACAACTCAAGCAGTTCTTGGGTTTGTATTAAAAGAAATTTTGTTAATGTTAAATCCAATTATGCCTTTTGTCACTGAAGAAATTTATCAACAATTAGAACTAAGAACTTCAATTATGGAAGAACAATTTAGTGAAATAGATTTTGATTTCTTAACTCCTGGTTTTGAGGAACTTGTTTTAGAAGGAATTTCAAAAATTAGAGAGTTTAGAACCAATCAGAAAATCAAAAATTCTCATCCTTTGTCATTCTCTTGCAATGGCAAAGAATCAAGTTTTAAAAAACAATTAGTTGAATTATTACCAACTTTAAATAAATACTTTCAAGCTTTAGTAAATTCACAAGTGACTTTAACCTTGCTGACTGGGGAAGTGACCACTATTCAAGTGGGGGATTGTTTTTTTGAGATTTTAAATTTAGATTTTATTGATAAAGAAAAACAAGTTGCAGAGTTACTGGCTACCAAAGCAGAATTAAGTGCAGAAATTGCTCGTAGCCAAAAAATGTTATCAAATCAAAATTTTATAGCAAAAGCAGATCCAAAAAAAGTTGAATTAGAAGTTGAAAAAGCTAAACAAAATCAACTTCAGTATGACTTGATTACAGCAAAATTAGCAAAGTACCAAAAGAATAAGTAA